In the genome of Kitasatospora cathayae, one region contains:
- a CDS encoding response regulator: MTDNGQIRVFLLDDHEVVRRGVHDLLSVEDDIEIVGEAGTAAEALTRIPAVHPDVAVLDVRLPDGNGVEVCREIRSRLPEIKCLMLTSFSDDEALFDSIMAGASGYVLKAIRGTDLIAAVRDVAAGRSLLDPVATSRVLARLRDGGEKEDERLAQLTKQERRILDLIGEGMTNRQIGNELHLAEKTVKNYVSSLLAKMGMERRTQAAAYVARHQADHQY, from the coding sequence GTGACTGATAACGGACAAATCAGGGTGTTCCTGCTCGACGATCACGAGGTCGTCCGACGGGGCGTGCACGATCTGCTCTCGGTCGAGGACGACATCGAGATCGTCGGCGAGGCCGGCACGGCCGCCGAGGCGCTCACCCGGATCCCCGCGGTCCACCCCGACGTCGCGGTGCTCGACGTCCGGCTGCCGGACGGCAACGGGGTCGAGGTCTGCCGGGAGATCCGCTCCCGGCTGCCCGAGATCAAGTGCCTGATGCTGACCTCGTTCTCGGACGACGAAGCGCTGTTCGACTCGATCATGGCGGGCGCCTCCGGCTACGTCCTGAAGGCGATCCGCGGCACCGACCTGATCGCCGCCGTCCGGGACGTCGCGGCCGGCCGCTCGCTGCTCGACCCGGTCGCCACCAGCCGGGTGCTCGCCCGGCTGCGCGACGGCGGCGAGAAGGAGGACGAACGGCTGGCCCAGCTCACCAAGCAGGAGCGCCGGATCCTCGACCTGATCGGCGAGGGGATGACCAACCGTCAGATCGGCAACGAGTTGCACCTGGCCGAGAAGACGGTGAAGAACTACGTCTCCAGTCTGCTCGCCAAGATGGGCATGGAGCGGCGCACCCAGGCGGCGGCGTACGTGGCGCGGCACCAGGCCGACCACCAGTACTGA
- a CDS encoding NAD(P)H-quinone oxidoreductase → MHAMTIPVPGGPEALVWAEVPDPVPGEGEVLVEVAATAVNRADLLQRQGSYNPPPGASPYPGLECAGRIVALGPGVAGWAVGDEVCALLAGGGYAQRVAVPSGQLLPLPKGMGPEQAAALPEVASTVWSNVFLTAHLRPGETVLLHGGASGIGTMGIQLAKAVGARVAVTAGSAEKLARCTELGADIAINYREQDFVEALREATDGAGADVILDIMGARYLQRNVDALAVNGRLVIIGLQGGVKGELDLNALLRKRAAVIATNLRGRPLAEKAAIVAAVREHVWPLVESGVVKPVVDRVLPLTAAAEAHRVLEAGEQVGKVVLTA, encoded by the coding sequence ATGCATGCGATGACGATTCCCGTACCCGGCGGCCCCGAGGCACTGGTGTGGGCCGAGGTGCCCGACCCGGTGCCCGGCGAGGGCGAGGTCCTGGTCGAGGTGGCGGCCACCGCCGTCAACCGTGCCGATCTGCTCCAGCGGCAGGGCTCCTACAACCCGCCGCCCGGCGCCTCGCCCTACCCGGGGCTGGAGTGCGCCGGGCGGATCGTCGCGCTCGGGCCGGGCGTGGCCGGCTGGGCGGTCGGCGACGAGGTGTGCGCCCTGCTGGCCGGCGGCGGCTACGCGCAGCGGGTCGCGGTGCCGAGCGGGCAGCTGCTGCCGCTGCCGAAGGGGATGGGCCCGGAGCAGGCCGCGGCGCTGCCGGAGGTGGCCTCCACGGTGTGGTCCAACGTCTTCCTCACCGCCCACCTGCGGCCGGGCGAGACGGTGCTGCTGCACGGCGGCGCGAGCGGGATCGGGACGATGGGGATCCAGCTGGCCAAGGCGGTCGGCGCGCGGGTCGCGGTGACGGCGGGCAGCGCGGAGAAGCTGGCCCGGTGCACCGAGCTGGGCGCGGACATCGCGATCAACTACCGCGAGCAGGACTTCGTCGAGGCGCTCCGGGAGGCCACCGACGGGGCCGGCGCGGACGTGATCCTGGACATCATGGGCGCCAGGTACCTGCAGCGGAACGTGGACGCGCTGGCGGTCAACGGGCGGCTGGTGATCATCGGGCTGCAGGGCGGGGTGAAGGGCGAGCTCGACCTCAACGCGCTGCTGCGCAAGCGGGCCGCGGTGATCGCCACCAACCTGCGCGGTCGGCCACTGGCGGAGAAGGCGGCGATCGTGGCGGCGGTGCGGGAGCACGTGTGGCCGCTGGTCGAGTCCGGGGTGGTGAAGCCGGTGGTGGACCGGGTGCTGCCGCTGACCGCCGCCGCCGAGGCGCACCGGGTGCTGGAGGCGGGGGAGCAGGTCGGGAAGGTCGTGCTGACGGCCTGA
- a CDS encoding alpha-ketoacid dehydrogenase subunit beta: MAGQLSIAKALNEALRKSLENDPKTLLMGEDIGKLGGVFRITDGLQKDFGEDRVIDSPLAESGIMGTAIGLALRGYRPVVEIQFDGFVYPAFDQIVSQLAKMHARALGHVKMPVTVRIPYAGGIGAVEHHSESHEAYFAHTAGLRVVTPSNAHDAHWMLRQAIESDDPVIFLEPKRRYWDKGEVGAAADLGLHDARIVRPGTDATLIAYGPMVKVCLEAAAAAEEDGRRLEVVDLRSLSPVDFTTLEESVKRTGRAVVVHEAPVFLGMGAELAARLTERCFYHLEAPVLRVGGYYAPYPPSRVEEAFLPDLDRVLDAVDRALAY, encoded by the coding sequence ATGGCCGGTCAGCTGAGCATCGCCAAGGCGCTCAACGAGGCGCTGCGCAAGTCGCTCGAGAACGACCCGAAGACCCTCCTGATGGGCGAGGACATCGGCAAGCTCGGCGGCGTCTTCCGGATCACCGACGGCCTGCAGAAGGACTTCGGCGAGGACCGGGTGATCGACAGCCCGCTGGCCGAGTCCGGCATCATGGGCACCGCGATCGGCCTCGCACTGCGCGGCTACCGCCCGGTGGTGGAGATCCAGTTCGACGGTTTCGTCTACCCGGCCTTCGACCAGATCGTCTCCCAGCTGGCCAAGATGCACGCCCGTGCGCTGGGCCACGTCAAGATGCCGGTCACCGTGCGCATCCCCTACGCGGGTGGAATCGGCGCGGTCGAGCACCACAGCGAGTCGCACGAGGCGTACTTCGCGCACACCGCCGGTCTGCGGGTGGTCACCCCGTCCAACGCGCACGACGCGCACTGGATGCTGCGCCAGGCCATCGAGTCCGATGACCCGGTCATCTTCCTGGAGCCCAAGCGGCGTTACTGGGACAAGGGCGAGGTCGGCGCCGCCGCCGACCTGGGGCTGCACGACGCCCGGATCGTCCGCCCCGGCACCGACGCGACGCTGATCGCGTACGGCCCGATGGTCAAGGTCTGCCTGGAGGCCGCCGCGGCCGCCGAGGAGGACGGCCGCCGGCTGGAGGTCGTCGACCTGCGCTCGCTCTCCCCGGTGGACTTCACCACCCTGGAGGAGTCGGTCAAGCGCACCGGTCGGGCCGTCGTGGTGCACGAGGCGCCGGTCTTCCTGGGCATGGGCGCCGAGCTGGCCGCCCGGCTCACCGAGCGGTGCTTCTACCACCTGGAGGCACCGGTCCTGCGGGTCGGCGGCTACTACGCGCCGTACCCGCCGTCCCGGGTCGAGGAGGCCTTCCTCCCCGACCTGGACCGCGTGCTCGACGCCGTCGACCGCGCGCTCGCGTACTGA
- a CDS encoding phosphotransferase enzyme family protein produces MTFSQTLACAPARPDLSAPPMGTLSPPVPRSALTEVLARFRVGGLLTAEPVAEGLLNRGYRVTTEAGAYFLKCYVDAATANRPKILAHHRAMTDLDALGLPVAPPLSCADGGGTVAGRDGRLFALFPWVDGRHRHGTELGPSRCDALGALLGRLHGALDDVCAPLEQPAGYRSADPLDSAELARDLRRRAREHRPYGELDALVEQRLEERLELLAEHAHRRPDPLAAPPTGWTHGDFHGLNLLYAGGPDGERVAAVLDWDKLGPQPRAEEAVRAATLLFNDRTTGTLDLVRVRRYSQAYRASGAATAEHLAAAVHRVWWERLNDFWMLQWRYQRADHRADPLYPASAGQLAWWCQEYEQVLDAFAN; encoded by the coding sequence GTGACTTTCAGCCAGACCCTCGCCTGCGCCCCGGCCCGCCCCGACCTCTCCGCCCCGCCGATGGGGACCCTCAGTCCACCCGTCCCGCGCAGCGCACTCACCGAGGTCCTGGCCCGCTTCCGGGTGGGAGGGCTGCTGACCGCCGAACCGGTCGCCGAAGGCCTGCTCAACCGGGGCTACCGGGTCACCACCGAGGCCGGTGCGTACTTCCTGAAGTGCTACGTCGACGCCGCCACCGCCAACCGCCCGAAGATCCTCGCCCACCACCGCGCCATGACCGACCTGGACGCCCTGGGACTGCCCGTGGCACCCCCGCTGAGCTGCGCCGACGGCGGCGGGACGGTGGCCGGCCGGGACGGCCGGCTGTTCGCGCTGTTCCCCTGGGTCGATGGCCGACACCGACACGGTACGGAGCTCGGACCGTCGCGGTGCGACGCCCTCGGCGCGCTGCTCGGCCGGCTGCACGGCGCGCTCGACGACGTCTGCGCCCCCCTCGAACAGCCTGCCGGCTACCGCAGCGCCGACCCCCTCGACAGCGCCGAACTCGCCCGCGACCTGCGGCGCCGCGCCCGCGAGCACCGCCCGTACGGCGAGCTGGACGCCCTGGTCGAACAGCGGCTCGAGGAACGGCTGGAACTGCTCGCCGAACACGCCCACCGCCGCCCCGACCCGCTCGCCGCCCCGCCCACCGGCTGGACCCACGGCGACTTCCACGGCCTCAACCTGCTGTACGCAGGGGGCCCGGACGGCGAACGGGTCGCCGCGGTGCTCGACTGGGACAAGCTCGGCCCGCAGCCGCGCGCCGAGGAGGCCGTGCGCGCCGCCACCCTGCTCTTCAACGACCGGACCACCGGCACCCTCGACCTGGTCCGGGTCCGCCGCTACTCACAGGCCTACCGGGCCTCCGGTGCCGCCACCGCCGAGCACCTGGCCGCGGCCGTCCACCGGGTCTGGTGGGAGCGGCTGAACGACTTCTGGATGCTGCAGTGGCGCTACCAGCGGGCCGACCACCGGGCCGACCCGCTCTACCCCGCCTCGGCGGGCCAGTTGGCGTGGTGGTGCCAGGAGTACGAGCAGGTCCTGGACGCCTTCGCCAACTGA
- a CDS encoding bacterial proteasome activator family protein, producing MTNPMNERSSQEPFRAAGGQSQDGQKVLIVGPDGLPVGQGFAGATMEGDDEADVPRELPVTEMVEQPAKVMRIGSMIKQLLEEVRAAPLDEASRARLKDIHASSIKELELGLAPELVAELERLSLPFTEDSIPTEAELRIAQAQLVGWLEGLFHGIQTALFAQQMAARAQLEQMRRALPPGLHGGEPDEEEPGQGRGIRSGPYL from the coding sequence ATGACGAATCCGATGAACGAGCGCTCGTCGCAGGAGCCCTTCCGGGCCGCCGGCGGGCAGTCGCAGGACGGCCAGAAGGTGCTGATCGTCGGACCGGACGGGCTGCCCGTGGGCCAGGGGTTCGCCGGGGCAACGATGGAGGGGGACGACGAGGCGGACGTGCCCCGCGAGCTCCCGGTGACCGAGATGGTCGAGCAGCCCGCCAAGGTCATGCGCATCGGCAGCATGATCAAGCAGCTGCTGGAGGAGGTGCGGGCGGCGCCCCTCGACGAGGCCAGCCGGGCCCGGCTGAAGGACATCCACGCCAGTTCGATCAAGGAGCTGGAGCTCGGGCTGGCCCCGGAGCTGGTCGCCGAGCTGGAGCGGCTCTCGCTGCCGTTCACCGAGGACAGCATCCCGACCGAGGCCGAGCTGCGGATCGCCCAGGCCCAGCTGGTGGGTTGGCTGGAGGGCCTGTTCCACGGCATCCAGACCGCCCTGTTCGCCCAGCAGATGGCCGCGCGGGCGCAGCTGGAACAGATGCGGCGCGCGCTGCCGCCCGGTTTGCACGGCGGCGAGCCGGACGAGGAGGAGCCGGGCCAGGGCCGGGGCATCCGGTCCGGCCCGTACCTGTAA
- a CDS encoding protein kinase domain-containing protein, producing MAQTQQPDDEAGARAVGRTGGTPRIPEPGSEAATSALPPFGGAGGPHTPGRGVPLGTVGDGRYRLTHRLGRGGMAEVFAAEDVRLGRTVAVKLLRGELAQDDVARLRFTREAHAVAALNHHAIVAVYDTGEEYVGDESTPYIVMELVEGRTVRELLVDEEAPPVDQALIIIAGVLEALAYSHRNGIVHRDIKPANVSITTTGAVKVMDFGIARALTGGATTMTQTGMVMGTPQYLSPEQALGKPVDHRSDLYAAGCMLYELLTLRPPFTGDTPLSVVYQHVQDPPVPPSQVNSRVPVGLDPLVLRSLAKNPDDRFQDADEFRAHLQHALREMHGAAGAGWVGAGTGMPGDTGATQVLRPDQTAATQAFGAVVGAGDQTSVLPYSAGGQHSPSPYQGPGGGYGGGGEDDHSGDGGRRRGPWGWVAGGIAVLVAAGAGIAFALSDGGGTTNRITPPTPAPVVSSTETTTPTQNNGQLTQPPSSAAGSRRPPQPTDNGSYGWSGGGGGNNVSPSPSPGRGHTASPTPTPTATHTATATGEASSSPSAPAGDGGSSSTPKPATPSKPAGGGGGVGGATLPASG from the coding sequence ATGGCACAGACGCAGCAGCCGGACGACGAGGCGGGTGCCCGAGCGGTCGGACGGACCGGCGGCACGCCGAGGATCCCCGAGCCGGGCAGCGAAGCCGCGACCTCCGCGCTGCCGCCGTTCGGCGGGGCCGGCGGACCGCACACGCCGGGCCGCGGGGTGCCGCTGGGCACGGTCGGTGACGGCCGCTACCGGCTGACCCACCGGCTCGGCCGCGGCGGCATGGCCGAGGTCTTCGCCGCCGAGGACGTGCGGCTGGGCCGCACCGTCGCGGTCAAGCTGCTGCGCGGCGAACTGGCGCAGGACGACGTCGCCCGGCTGCGCTTCACGCGCGAGGCGCACGCCGTCGCGGCGCTGAACCACCACGCGATCGTCGCGGTCTACGACACCGGCGAGGAGTACGTCGGGGACGAGTCCACGCCGTACATCGTGATGGAGCTGGTCGAGGGCCGGACCGTCCGCGAGCTGCTGGTGGACGAGGAGGCGCCGCCGGTCGACCAGGCGCTGATCATCATCGCCGGGGTGCTGGAGGCGCTGGCCTACAGCCACCGGAACGGCATCGTGCACCGCGACATCAAGCCCGCCAACGTGAGCATCACCACCACCGGCGCGGTCAAGGTGATGGACTTCGGCATCGCCCGGGCGCTGACCGGCGGGGCCACCACGATGACCCAGACCGGCATGGTCATGGGCACCCCGCAGTACCTGTCGCCCGAGCAGGCGCTCGGCAAGCCGGTCGACCACCGCTCCGACCTGTACGCGGCCGGCTGCATGCTCTACGAGCTGCTCACGCTGCGCCCGCCGTTCACCGGCGACACCCCGCTCTCGGTGGTCTACCAGCACGTCCAGGACCCGCCGGTGCCGCCCTCGCAGGTCAACAGCCGGGTGCCGGTCGGCCTGGACCCGCTGGTGCTGCGCTCGCTCGCCAAGAACCCGGACGACCGCTTCCAGGACGCCGACGAGTTCCGCGCCCACCTGCAGCACGCGCTGCGCGAGATGCACGGCGCGGCCGGCGCCGGCTGGGTCGGCGCCGGGACCGGGATGCCCGGCGACACCGGGGCCACCCAGGTGCTCCGGCCGGACCAGACGGCGGCCACCCAGGCCTTCGGCGCGGTCGTCGGCGCCGGTGACCAGACCTCGGTGCTGCCGTACTCGGCGGGCGGCCAGCACAGCCCCTCGCCCTACCAGGGGCCCGGCGGCGGTTACGGCGGTGGCGGCGAGGACGACCACAGCGGGGACGGCGGCCGGCGGCGCGGGCCGTGGGGCTGGGTGGCCGGCGGGATCGCCGTGCTGGTCGCGGCCGGGGCCGGGATCGCCTTCGCGCTCAGCGACGGTGGCGGCACCACGAACCGCATCACGCCCCCGACGCCCGCCCCGGTGGTCAGCAGCACCGAGACGACCACGCCGACCCAGAACAACGGGCAGCTGACCCAGCCGCCGTCCTCGGCAGCCGGTAGTCGGCGGCCGCCGCAGCCGACCGACAACGGGTCGTACGGGTGGAGCGGGGGCGGTGGCGGCAACAACGTGTCGCCGTCGCCGAGTCCGGGCCGGGGGCACACCGCCAGCCCGACGCCGACGCCGACCGCCACCCACACCGCGACGGCGACCGGCGAGGCGAGCTCGTCGCCGTCCGCACCGGCGGGCGACGGCGGCAGCTCGTCCACCCCGAAGCCGGCGACACCCTCGAAGCCGGCCGGTGGCGGCGGGGGCGTGGGCGGGGCGACGCTGCCCGCCAGCGGCTGA
- the pdhA gene encoding pyruvate dehydrogenase (acetyl-transferring) E1 component subunit alpha: protein MTVKSTARARKKAAPAVPDTLRATGTDAQPELVQLLTPEGERVEHPDYPLTTTPEELRSLYRDLVLVRRFDGEATALQRQGELGLWASLLGQEAAQVGSGRAMRTGDYAFPTYREHGVAWCRDVDPLNLLGMFRGVNHGGWDPNEKNFHLYTIVIGAQTLHATGYAMGITKDGADDAVIAYFGDGASSQGDVNEAFTFASVYNAPVVFFCQNNQWAISEPTTTQTKIPLYRRASGFGFPGVRVDGNDVLACLAVTRWALDHARSGNGPVLIEAFTYRMGAHTTSDDPTRYRLAEETEAWKAKDPILRLRTLLEKEGLADEEFFAAVDAESEQLGLRVREGVRSMPDPDPTLIFDHVYSEPHALVDEERAEYVEYAASFEAGENH from the coding sequence GTGACCGTCAAAAGCACGGCGAGGGCTCGCAAGAAGGCGGCCCCCGCTGTCCCTGACACCCTCCGCGCCACGGGGACGGACGCCCAGCCGGAGCTCGTACAGCTGCTCACGCCGGAAGGCGAGCGGGTCGAGCACCCGGACTACCCCCTCACCACCACGCCGGAGGAACTGCGCTCCCTCTACCGCGACCTGGTGCTGGTACGCCGGTTCGACGGCGAGGCGACCGCCCTCCAGCGCCAGGGCGAGCTGGGCCTGTGGGCCTCGCTGCTCGGCCAGGAGGCCGCCCAGGTCGGCTCCGGCCGGGCCATGCGCACCGGTGACTACGCCTTCCCGACCTACCGCGAGCACGGCGTGGCCTGGTGCCGCGACGTCGACCCGCTGAACCTGCTCGGCATGTTCCGCGGCGTGAACCACGGCGGCTGGGACCCGAACGAGAAGAACTTCCACCTCTACACCATCGTGATCGGCGCGCAGACCCTGCACGCCACCGGCTACGCGATGGGCATCACCAAGGACGGCGCCGACGACGCGGTGATCGCGTACTTCGGCGACGGCGCCTCCAGCCAGGGCGACGTCAACGAGGCCTTCACCTTCGCCTCGGTCTACAACGCCCCGGTGGTGTTCTTCTGCCAGAACAACCAGTGGGCGATCTCCGAGCCCACCACCACCCAGACCAAGATCCCGCTGTACCGCCGTGCCTCCGGCTTCGGCTTCCCGGGCGTCCGGGTCGACGGCAACGACGTGCTGGCCTGCCTCGCGGTCACCCGCTGGGCGCTCGACCACGCCCGCAGCGGCAACGGCCCGGTGCTGATCGAGGCCTTCACCTACCGGATGGGCGCGCACACCACCTCCGACGACCCGACCCGCTACCGGCTCGCCGAGGAGACCGAGGCCTGGAAGGCCAAGGACCCGATCCTGCGGCTGCGCACCCTCCTGGAGAAGGAGGGCCTGGCGGACGAGGAGTTCTTCGCCGCCGTCGACGCCGAGAGCGAGCAGCTGGGGCTGCGGGTGCGCGAGGGCGTGCGCAGCATGCCGGACCCGGACCCGACGCTGATCTTCGACCACGTGTACAGCGAGCCGCACGCGCTGGTCGATGAGGAACGGGCCGAGTACGTCGAGTACGCGGCCTCCTTCGAGGCGGGGGAGAACCACTGA
- a CDS encoding molybdopterin molybdotransferase MoeA: MSAVGQTSAAASSTGPGVLSWSRARETARGAGLRPLPVVGLPLAEALGHVLAEPLGALTDLPAFDTSAMDGWAVAGPGPWRVAGRVLAGRTEVPPLADGSAVEIATGAQLPPGATAVLRREHGRAEGTLLRDRGPQQLTTGQDVRPRGQECRRGEELLPAGTVVGPAVLGLAAACGHDRLAVRRRPVVQLLVLGDELLDRGIPGPGLVRDALGPLLPPWLRAVGAEVAEVRCVRDDFGLLRDALRHSTADVVITTGGTAAGPVDFLHRALAEVGARLLVDGVAVRPGHPMLLAELPGGRHLVGLPGNPLAAAAGMVTLALPLLHARGGRAAVGPALAPAAVVLPGHPVDTRLQPVRRTAEGVVPLAFDGPAMLRGLARAEALAVIPPGGAAAGEAVELVEAP; this comes from the coding sequence GTGAGCGCGGTCGGACAGACCAGCGCGGCCGCCTCGTCCACCGGTCCCGGCGTGCTGAGCTGGTCGCGCGCCCGGGAGACCGCGCGCGGCGCCGGCCTTCGCCCGCTGCCGGTGGTCGGGCTGCCGCTGGCCGAGGCGCTCGGGCACGTCCTCGCCGAACCGCTCGGCGCGCTGACCGACCTGCCCGCCTTCGACACCTCCGCGATGGACGGCTGGGCGGTGGCCGGGCCCGGGCCGTGGCGGGTCGCCGGGCGGGTGCTGGCCGGTCGCACCGAGGTGCCGCCATTGGCCGACGGCAGCGCCGTCGAGATCGCCACCGGCGCCCAACTGCCGCCCGGCGCCACCGCCGTACTGCGCCGCGAGCACGGCCGGGCGGAGGGCACGCTGCTGCGCGACCGCGGTCCGCAGCAGCTGACCACCGGCCAGGACGTCCGCCCGCGCGGCCAGGAGTGCCGCCGCGGCGAGGAGTTGCTGCCCGCCGGGACGGTGGTCGGGCCGGCGGTGCTCGGCCTGGCCGCCGCCTGCGGTCACGACCGGCTCGCCGTGCGCCGCCGTCCGGTGGTCCAACTGCTGGTGCTGGGCGACGAGTTGCTCGACCGCGGGATCCCCGGCCCGGGGCTGGTGCGGGACGCGCTCGGCCCGCTGCTGCCGCCCTGGCTGCGGGCGGTCGGCGCCGAGGTGGCCGAAGTCCGGTGCGTCCGGGACGACTTCGGGCTGCTGCGGGACGCCCTGCGGCACTCGACCGCCGACGTCGTGATCACCACCGGAGGCACGGCCGCCGGCCCGGTGGACTTCCTGCACCGGGCGCTCGCCGAGGTCGGCGCCAGACTGCTGGTCGACGGCGTGGCCGTCCGGCCCGGCCACCCCATGCTGCTGGCCGAACTCCCCGGCGGACGCCACCTGGTGGGCCTGCCGGGCAACCCGCTGGCCGCCGCCGCCGGGATGGTCACGCTCGCCCTGCCGCTGCTGCACGCCCGCGGCGGGCGGGCCGCCGTCGGCCCCGCGCTCGCCCCGGCGGCCGTCGTGTTGCCCGGACATCCGGTGGACACCCGGCTGCAGCCGGTGCGGCGCACCGCCGAGGGCGTCGTGCCGCTCGCCTTCGACGGGCCCGCGATGCTGCGCGGCCTCGCCCGGGCCGAGGCGTTGGCCGTGATCCCGCCCGGCGGCGCGGCAGCGGGGGAGGCCGTCGAGCTGGTGGAGGCGCCGTGA
- a CDS encoding protein kinase domain-containing protein: MSEHGNAVEGFSLGNGRYVLQRLLGEGGMASVHLAYDSVLDRQVALKSMHSELGRDDSFKERFRREAQAVARLEHPNIVTVYDSGEDIAPDGSSTPYIVMQLIDGKGLRETINEAVAQHGAVPTEDALKVTVGVLNALEASHDMGLVHRDIKPGNVMFDRKGNVKVMDFGIARALESGVTSMTQTGMVVGTPQYLSPEQALGKPVDARSDLYSVGVMLFEMLTGQLVFDGDSAFSIAYKHVQEEPPAPSSLNRSVTPAVDAYVAQALRKDPAHRFQSAAAMRDEAERLIAELKGGGGHALQASSPLVIREGPLSAHAAPQTPHPFQAQQPQYQTPPPAYQTPHPQTPHPFPQQPQYQTPPPAYQTPRPQAPHTPQPQFLQQGGQRPPMHTPRPQPMPPYQQPKPNSGGCSTAFVVIAIIVGVLVLAGIIIAIVVNKAKDSTSSTKFHSERPAAVVVVDPQADRNGPL, encoded by the coding sequence ATGAGCGAGCACGGCAACGCGGTCGAGGGCTTCTCCCTGGGCAACGGCCGCTATGTGCTGCAGCGGCTGCTGGGCGAGGGCGGCATGGCCTCCGTGCACCTCGCGTACGACAGCGTGCTGGACCGGCAGGTCGCGCTGAAGAGCATGCACAGCGAGCTGGGCCGGGACGACTCGTTCAAGGAGCGGTTCCGCCGCGAGGCCCAGGCCGTGGCCCGGCTGGAGCACCCGAACATCGTCACGGTGTACGACAGCGGCGAGGACATCGCCCCGGACGGCTCCAGCACGCCGTACATCGTCATGCAGCTGATCGACGGCAAGGGCCTGCGCGAGACGATCAACGAGGCGGTCGCCCAGCACGGGGCGGTGCCGACCGAGGACGCCCTGAAGGTCACCGTCGGCGTGCTGAACGCACTGGAGGCCTCGCACGACATGGGCCTGGTGCACCGCGACATCAAGCCCGGCAACGTCATGTTCGACCGCAAGGGCAACGTCAAGGTCATGGACTTCGGCATCGCCCGGGCGCTGGAATCCGGCGTCACCTCGATGACCCAGACCGGCATGGTGGTCGGCACCCCGCAGTACCTCTCGCCCGAGCAGGCGCTCGGCAAGCCGGTGGACGCCCGCTCCGACCTGTACTCGGTCGGCGTGATGCTCTTCGAGATGCTCACCGGCCAGCTGGTCTTCGACGGCGACTCGGCCTTCTCGATCGCCTACAAGCACGTCCAGGAGGAGCCGCCGGCGCCCTCGAGCCTCAACCGCTCGGTCACCCCGGCCGTGGACGCCTACGTGGCGCAGGCGCTGCGCAAGGACCCGGCGCACCGCTTCCAGAGCGCGGCCGCGATGCGGGACGAGGCGGAGCGGCTGATCGCGGAGCTGAAGGGTGGCGGCGGGCACGCGCTGCAGGCCAGCTCCCCGCTGGTGATCAGGGAGGGGCCGCTCTCGGCGCACGCCGCGCCGCAGACCCCGCATCCGTTCCAGGCGCAGCAGCCGCAGTACCAGACCCCGCCGCCCGCCTACCAGACGCCGCACCCGCAGACTCCGCACCCGTTCCCGCAGCAGCCGCAGTACCAGACCCCGCCGCCCGCCTACCAGACCCCGCGTCCGCAGGCCCCGCACACGCCGCAGCCGCAGTTCCTCCAGCAAGGGGGGCAGCGGCCGCCGATGCACACCCCGCGCCCGCAGCCGATGCCGCCGTACCAGCAGCCGAAGCCCAACAGCGGCGGCTGCTCCACGGCCTTCGTGGTGATCGCGATCATCGTGGGCGTGCTGGTGCTGGCGGGCATCATCATCGCGATCGTGGTCAACAAGGCGAAGGACTCCACCAGCAGCACCAAGTTCCACTCCGAGCGGCCGGCCGCGGTCGTGGTGGTGGACCCGCAGGCCGACCGGAACGGTCCGCTCTGA